The Mycolicibacterium insubricum DNA segment CGGAGCGGTACATCCGGGCGCCGGCCACGAACGGGTCGGCGACGAAGCGCTCCGCGGTCAGCCCGGGCCGGCGGTGGTAGCCGTGCGCGACATGGGTTCCGCCGATGTAGATCTCGCCGATCACCCCGACCGGCACCGGCGCCAGGTTGTCGTCGAGCAGATAGATGTTGGTGTTGATCTTGGGGGTGCCGATCGGCACGATGCCCGCGCCCTGCTTGCCCTCCACCTTGTAGCGGCTGGCGTTGATCACCGTTTCGGTGGGGCCGTAGAAGTTGTGCAGCATCGCGTCGAAGGTGGCGTGGAACCGGTCGGCGACCTCACCGGGCAGCGGTTCTCCGCCGATGGGCACGCGCTGTAGGGTGCGCCACTGGTTGACACCGGGCAGCGACAGGAACAGCCCGAGCAGCGACGGCACGAAGTGCATGGCGGTGATGCCCTCGTTGCGCAGCAGTTCGGTCAGGTAGCCGATGTCGGCCAATCCGCCGGGCTTGTGCACGACGACCCGCGCCCCGCAGGCCAGGGTCCCGAACACCTCGGCCAGCGAGATGTCGAAGCTGGGCGAGGCGACCTGCAGCATGCGGTCGCCGGCGCCGACGTTGTAGTCACCCTTGAACCAGACGAAGTATTCGGCGATCGGGCGGTGCGGCACCGGGACGCCCTTGGGGGTTCCGGTGGTGCCGGAGGTGTAGATCAGGTAGGCGGTGTTGTCCGGGGTCAGCGGCCGGATCCGGTCGGCGTCGGTGGGGTCGCCACTCGGCTGTCCGTCGAGGTCGCCGACGGGTTCCCGGATGACGAGTTTGGCGTCGCAGTCGGCCAGGATGAACTCCAGGCGCTCGGGCGGGTAGGTCGGGTCCACCGGCAGGTACACCGCACCGGACTTGGCCACGCCGAGTGCGGTGATCACCAGTTCCGGGGATTTGTCCAGCAGCACCGCCACCCGGTCCTCGGTGCCGATGCCCGCCGAGATCAGCCGGTGGGCGATCCGGTTGGCCTCCTCGTTGACCTCGCGGTAGGTGTAGTTGCGGCCCTCGTAGACCATGGCGACCGCGTCCGGGGTCCGGGCGACCTGCGCTTCGACCAGATCGGCCAGGGTGGCCGGTTCGGTGTCGAAATCCTCACCGCGGGAGACCTTGTCCAGCCAGTTGGCTTCCTCGGCGCCCAGCAAGTCGAGCCGGTACAGCGGTTCGTCGGGGCGGGCGAGTGCGTCGCCGAGCAGGATCACCAGGTGATCGAGCAGCTGGCGGGCCAGCGCCGGGGTGAGGATCTCGATGAGGTATTCGGCCTCGATCAGCACGCCGCCGTTTTCCGAGGCGTCGAATTCGGCCATCAGGCCCAGCGGCAATTGGGTGAGGTGGCCGCGCAGTTCGGCGCGCCGGCAGCCGATGCCCGGCGGGCAGAAGCCGCCGCCGTCGGGCTCGCGGAATCCGAAGCTAACCCGGGTCTGTCGTTCGGCGCCGTGGCGCCGGTCGACGTTGAGTTCGCGGACCACCCGGTCCAGGTTGACGCGCTGGTGGCTGAACGCACCGACCGCGACGTCGCGGGTGTGTTCCAGCATCTCCCGGAAGGTCATCGTCGGGGACGGCCGCAGCCGCATGGCGACGGTATTGCCGTAGTAGCCGATGGTGTCCTCGGTCTGCCCATCGCGGTTGAGAACGGGTGCGGCGACCAGGAAGTCGTCGCTGTGGGTGTAGCGGTGCATGAGCACGCCGAACGCCGCGAGCAGCGCCATGTACGGGGTGGCGCCCACGGTTCGGGCGAGCTCGGCCAGCGCCACCGCGGTGTGCGCGGGCAGCCGCACGTCGACGCGGCCCGAGCGCCAGCCGGTGGGCACCGCAGACCCGTTCGAGCCCGGAAGTTCCAGGGGCTCGGGCATATCCGCCATGACCGCCCGCCAGTACGCCAGATCCTCCTCGAGGGTTTCCGGGCCGGGTAGCGCGGCGGCGGGCGCCGGCGGCAGGTCTCCGTCGCGGTAGGCGCGGGTCAGGTCGGCGAAGAACACCCGCCAGGAGCCGTCGTCCCAGGCGATGTGATGGGCGACCAGCAGCAGTACGTGTTCGTCCGGGCCGATCCGCACCAGGGTGATGCGCAGGGGCGCGTCGGTGCCGAGATCGAAGGGGGCGGCGAACTCGCGCTGGGCGATGACCTCCAGGCGCAGCGCACGGGCCTGTTCGGAGAGCCCGGACAGGTCATGTTCGGTGAACGACGGGCACAGGTCGTCGTGCACGGTCGGCACCGGGTCGCCGTTCTCGTCGGCGCGGTAGGTGGTGCGCAGCACGGCGTGGCGCCAGGCCACGGTGGCGATCGCGCGGCGCAGCTGTGCCGGATCGAGCGGCCCGGTGATCCGGTAAGACACCGATACGTTGAGCAGGGCGCCGCTGGGATCGGCGTTGTGCACGAACCACATTCGCCGCTGGCCGTCGCTGGGCCCGTCGGGCGCGGCGGCCGTGGGCTGCGGCTGCCCGGTCAGACCGCGCTGGGCGAGCCGGCGGCGCAGCAGCTCCAGTCGCGGGTCCTCGATCCGGGCGGCTGTTTCGGTGGTATCAGTCACGCGAGGAATCCACTCTCTGTGCTCCTTCGGATGGTTGCCCGCCGTCCCCGGCGAGTTCGTCGATCAGTGCGCTGCCGGTCACCCCGCCCAGCAGGGTGGCCAGCGCGATCTTGCGGCCGGTGGCTCGTTGCAGGCGCTTGCGCAGGTCCAGTGCCAGCAACGAGTCGATGCCCAGGTCGAACAGCGACGCCTGCAGGTCGAGCTCGGCGGGCTCGGCGACGCGCAGCACGGCGGCCAGCTCGGTGCGTACCGCGGCGGGGATGTCCTGGATGTCACCACCGGGACTCGGCGCCCGGTCGTCCGGGTCGGGTTCGCGGTGTCCGGTACGCAGGTCGGTGTCGACGAACAGGCGCAGCCGCTGGCCGTCGATCGCCATCACCATCGGGTCGACGTCGAACTCGTGTAGGCAGGCCTCGATGGCGGCGTCCGGCGGCATCGGGCGCAGCCCGGAGCGGGCGATCTGGGCCCGCTCGGCGGCGTCGGCGATGCCGTCGACCGGCCACAGGCCCCAGCGGATGGAGGTGGCAGACTGGTTCTTGGCGCGCAGCTGGCCGGCCAGCACATCCAGCATGCGGTTGGCCGCCGGGTAGGCGGGATGCCCGCGCCCACCCCAGACGCCCGACACCGAGGAACACAGCACGATCCGGGCCTGCGGGCGCAGCGGCCAGTGCTCGGCCATCCGGGTCAGGCCGATCACCTTGGCGCCGAAAGTATCGGCGAATTCGGCTGGAGTCCACCCTGTTCCGGAGCCGAGGGTGGCCACCGCGGCGGTGTGCACCAGCAGGCTCGCCCCGGTTCCGCCGAATTCGGCGGCGGCTGCCCGCACCTGCTCGGGGTCGGTGATATCGCAGCGCACCGATGTCACGACGGTGCCGTGTCGTTCGGCCAGGCTGGCCGTCGCGGCGGGGTCGGCGCCGCGGCGGCTCAGCAGCAGGATGCGCCGCGCCCCCCGCGCCGCGAGGTAGCGGGCGAACTCCGTTGCGACGCCGCCGCTTCCGCCGGTGATGACGACGTCGTCGAGCAGACCGTCTCCGGTCGCCAGGGCGGGTGTCGGCGCGGCGTCGACCAGGGTGCGACGGTAGAGCACCGGGCCGGACCGTCCGGCGCGCAGCGCCGCCTCGCCGAGGTCGCTGAGCGCGACTGCCGCAGCAGCCTCGGCGGTGCGCGGGTCCAGCTCCCAGGACGGCAGGTCCAGGTGGCGGAACTGCTGGTCGGTGTGCTCGGAGCCGATGCTGCGGTGCATCGCGGCCATCGCCGCCTGGGCGGGCAGCGCCACCGGTTCCTGCGCGTCGACCTGCTCTCCGCCCACGGTCAGCAGCCGCACGTCGCGGCAGTGGGCTCCGATGCCGGATGCGTAGTCCAGCAGTCCGTGGCCGACCAGGGCGGTGAGTTCCTCGGCCGAGCGGGCGGCGTCGGGATGGTCCAGTTCGGGCGCCACCACCAGCAGCGTCTCGGCGTCGGCGGCGGGCACCGGCACCACCCCGAGGAC contains these protein-coding regions:
- the mbtD gene encoding mycobactin polyketide synthase MbtD translates to MTAARVFPDGRIPVLLSAHDESLLARDAAALLRYLDRDPGVAAVAAAVLRTRRVRRHRALVRAADAGELADGLRAVVDGAAHPLLARSSASATAPRAFVFPGQGGQWPAMGATHYRRLAAYRAEADRCAAAFAGIGAVSPLRYLLTAEQAGTAPVTQVEIQGAQFIHALALARVWESHHLAPHLTVGHSLGEIAAAHLAGAIALPEAVAAITARAGAVEGFTGRYGMAVLGISPDAAEALIAETPGWLELSVVNSPSSVVVSGDRDAIATLTARVAAEGTFVRELAVDFPAHTSRLDSAAQAMAAGLPDLRFAHPAIPFIGAATGAAVPGDTEFAGYWRHNLRTAVRFDAAVRTAVDLGARTFVELSAHPALLMALNELTEDTPQTVLTLCSGRRDTDPMDELAGQIGAAAVADPEHPWRDYLSGTEPLLPGFPNAPMKTDHHWLAPRAAATPVELTVAVERWEQQALPEPATGARRRVAVVGPGARTPLAGQLIAALTAVLGVVPVPAADAETLLVVAPELDHPDAARSAEELTALVGHGLLDYASGIGAHCRDVRLLTVGGEQVDAQEPVALPAQAAMAAMHRSIGSEHTDQQFRHLDLPSWELDPRTAEAAAAVALSDLGEAALRAGRSGPVLYRRTLVDAAPTPALATGDGLLDDVVITGGSGGVATEFARYLAARGARRILLLSRRGADPAATASLAERHGTVVTSVRCDITDPEQVRAAAAEFGGTGASLLVHTAAVATLGSGTGWTPAEFADTFGAKVIGLTRMAEHWPLRPQARIVLCSSVSGVWGGRGHPAYPAANRMLDVLAGQLRAKNQSATSIRWGLWPVDGIADAAERAQIARSGLRPMPPDAAIEACLHEFDVDPMVMAIDGQRLRLFVDTDLRTGHREPDPDDRAPSPGGDIQDIPAAVRTELAAVLRVAEPAELDLQASLFDLGIDSLLALDLRKRLQRATGRKIALATLLGGVTGSALIDELAGDGGQPSEGAQRVDSSRD